ATTCATACGTTCGGTATCTTCGCCAGCTTCAATAGCCAGAACGCGCTCGCAACCAACGACGATCCGACCAAGGCGTCACGTCCGTTCGATGTCAACCGCAACGGGATCGTGGTCGCCGAAGGCGGATGCCTATACACACTGGAACGGCTCAGCGATGCGAAGGCCCGTGGTGCCGAAATCATCGGCGAATTGGTCGGTTACGCGATGAACACGGACGCGACCGACTTTGTGCTTCCCAATCCCGAGCGGCAAGCCCAGTGCGTGGAATTGGCGCTGAAGCGGGCCGGCTTAGAACCCGATCAAATCGACATTGTCAGCACTCACGCGACCGGCACCAGCAGCGGTGATACCCAGGAATGTTTGGCGCTGCGAAACGTATTTGGAAACTGCACCAACACGCGAATCAACAACACCAAAAGCTACATCGGCCACGCGATGGGTGCGGCCGGGTCACTGGAACTTGCCGGCAACCTGTCTTCGTTCCAAGACCGTGTCGTTCACCCAACGATCAACGTCGACGAATTGGACCCCGGGTGTGCACTGCCTGGCTTGGTATTGAATGAATCGCAACAGGTCGCCAAAGTCGATTACATCCTCAATAATTCTTTCGGGATGCTCGGCATTAACTCGGTCGTGATCATCGGCCGCGTCTAAAACTTAACCTATCTACCACATTTTCTTAGATCACAACCATCGTCGGAACCGACGTTTGGGGAGCAAAATAAGCGATGACGCCTGCTGAAATTCGAGACGAGATTTTGGACATCCTCGAGGACATCTCGCCAGACGACGACCTCGATGGCTTGGACGACCAAAAAGCGTTTCGCGAACAACTCGAACTCGACAGCATGGACTTCTTGGACATCGTCATGGAACTGCGAAAACGCCACCGTGTCCAGATTCCTGAAGAAGACTACGGCCACTTGGCCAGCATGCATTCGACGGTGACCTATTTGGAACCGAAGATGCGAGACATCGTTAAGTCGTAACTTCTCTAGACCTCCAACGGTTCATTGCGGTGAATGGGTTTCGATCCGGCCTGTTGACGATCGCTATCGCTGCCACCGTTGGCGTTGGGATGGCCGATCCCCCAGCCGACAATGCCGTTCGCAGCCGCAAGGAGATTCTGCGAGACGCCAGCGACGCGGGCGTCGGCCTTAGCATCGGTCGGCACCGGGGTTATCAACCCGCCGCCGATCTGGCCCAGCGGCGGAGTCAATTCTTTGGCCCCGATGTCGGGGCGACCGATGAATTGGCCAATCGGTTGCTCAACCAACAATTGCTGTATCGCAACTTCTATCGACAAGGGGGCCCGATCGGTTGTCCCGCCGATTTCAGGTCACCGATTTACCAATGGCAACCGCCCGTCGTCCAGCAGGACGGTCGCCAGTGGTTGATCCAGCCTGGGTATTTTTGGTTCCGACCGACGTCACCGCTCTGGACCCCGTGAATCCAAATTGCGACAACCCGCGTGTCATTCCGACGACACAGCAGGGTATTCTGGGTCCATTTTCAGCCACGGCAAGACTCAAAAAAACATCCTAAAAAACCCATAACCAACTTACCACAAACGACTTACGACGAAAACAGGAACTCAACAACGGTGACAGAAGACAAGTTTGGCGCGGTTGATGCAGTATTATTGCAATCGCGGTCCAGGCACTTCGCCTGACCCAGCAACCTCCGCCGCGCCGGCAACTCGCCGCACGTGGCAACCGCAGAAAGGCCCCCCAAAGATGTTAACGCTCACCAAGTGGATGGTGGCACCCGTTCTTGCCGCCGGTTTATTGTTCGCTACCGACACACCAACGGCCAACGCTGGTGGGTTTTCCATTTCGATCGGAAATGGGGGATTCGGCAATGGTGGTTACCGATCGTATCGCCCCAGTTACGGTGGCGGTTACTACAACTCCTACCGACCGTCCTACGGCACGAACTACGGCGTCCGCTACGGACACGTGCCCAGTTACCAAGTGCCTCGCTACTCGGTCCCTCTCTATCGCAGCAACTACGGCGGTCACTACGACTACCATCCAACCGAAGTCGTACCGCACGGCAATCACTACGACGTGTACCCCGGTCACTACGACTACCACCGTGGCAGCCATTACGGCCACCACTAACCCAAGTCGGGCCAGCCACCTCTAGCCAAGCACCGAAAACGGGGTCGGCCAAACGTTGCGGTTTCCGTTAAACATTCACCGCCGTTCTGTGAAAGCAGAGCGGCGGTTTTTTTATGCCTGGTCGATCAGTGTTGCGATCAAAATCGTTACGGTTAACAAACGGGCCGACGGTTTCTAAACTCGATGCTTCCTTTCGAATCGTCCTCTGCGTTCGACCACACCAATCCCCCATCGCATTCCATGCTTCCCAACGATCGACGGTACCAATTCGGCGGTCTTTTATTTCTCGTGTCGTTGACCGTATTTTTTGTGTCGAGCATTTTGCTCTATGCGATCTACGCCTATTCCCGACGCGGCGACGTGCAGAGCACCGCAGCACTGCCGCAGAGCTTTCTTATCAGCACGGTTTGCTTGATCGTGATCAGCGGCCTGGTTCACATGGCGACACGATCGGTGCGTCGCGATCGTCGGGTTGCCACGACGACACTGCTTACCATCAGCGCCATGTCGGGAACGATCTTCATGGGAGTCCAGTTTTTGGCCATGAGCGAGATGCTGGCGGGCCCAGCCCTTCGAGGCGGCACCGGCAAAGGCGTCGCCGGAATGGTGGCCGTGTTAGCCCTATTGCATGCCTTGCACGTCGCCGGTGGCGTGATCGCATTGGGCATCGTGGCGATGCGTTCGTGGAAAGGCTGTTACGACCACGAACGACATTGGCCGGTCGATTTCTCGGCCCAGTACTGGCACTTTCTCGACGGCGTTTGGTTGTTCATGCTGGCGGCCTTTTGGTTCACCACAGGCGGATTCGATTTTTGAAGTCTCGTCACTTCACTTTCATTTCCTTGACGATCGCGGCAGCTTCGATCGCGTTGTCAATCACCGCCGACCAATTCTGATGACGAATGAAATTCTGGGGCGCGATCCAAGCGCCGCCGACGGCGATGATGTCGTTGTGATACAGATACGCGGTCATGTTTTCGGGATTGATGCCACCGGACACGAAATATCGGATCCCCAAATGCTCGTACGGCATCGCCATGGTTCGCAAGTACTTGATTCCCCCGATCGGTTCGATCGGGAACACTTTCAATTGCCGGCACCCCAATTCGATCGCCGATTCCATTTCGGACGGTGTGATCACGCCCGGTGCAAACGGAAAACCATTTTGCCGAGCCTCGCGAACGACTGCTGGCGACAACCCGGGTGCGACTCCGAACGCAGCGCCCGCTGCTATCGCTTCGTGGACTTGATCCGCCATCAATATGGTCCCCGCACCGACTAACATGCCGGGAACCTCATCGCGGATGCGTTTCATCGCCTCGGCCGCCGCGCGGGTGCGAAAGGTGACTTCCATCACATCGATGTGACACGCAAGCAATGCCTTGGCCAGCGGCACGGCATCGTCCGAATTGTCGATCATGACGACGGCCATTGCACCGCACCCACCGATGCGTGCGAGAAGTTCGGGCGAAAAATCAGCGTCGCTGGTCATCGTTCTTTTCCATGGAAGCGTCAGGTGGTCAGGGTGCAGAACGCAACTGCAACGGATTGAAATCGGCCGACGTTGATTGACGCAGCCGGTCCGTCCCCGCGTTCGTGATCTCGGTCCGTTGAACGTCGACACTGCTTAGCTTACCCATCCCAAGGATCGCGGGGATCGATTGATCGGTAATCTTGGTGCCCGTCATCCAAAGCACTTCGATACCTGCGGCCGACTTGACCGCGTCGATCACACGATCATCGACCTTTGTCCAACTGAGATCCAATTCACGCAGTTTGTTCGCACCGGCCAACCAGGTCGCCAAACCAGCATCAATGCGGGTCGCTTCCAGCGTCAATTGCTCGATCCTTTGGGACGACGGAACCAGGCCGGTCACCGCGTCGTTTCCGATCGGCAATCGAGCCAAATCCAACCAGGTCAAGTTCGCCTGAACCCCCATCGAAGCCAGCCCAACGGACGTCACCTCGCATCCGGCCAAGCACAGCGATTCGAGTGAGCGCGTCGGCCGATTCGCAATCAGGACCGCGTCGTCGACGGCCAGAAACGGACGCGTCGATGCATCATCCGGCATCGAAACCGGATCATCACCGAAATCCACGTCGATCTGGTACAGCTTCGCCAATTCGCGATAGACCCACATACGATCCTTGGCATCGTTGCCATCGATCAAACGATGCATTTGCGTAATCGCATGAGCATACCACCGCGCGATGTCATCGCGTTTCTGGGCCGCCAATCGCCCGTCACGCTGCAGTTCGTCGATTGACATCTCATCACCGCCGACGAGCGTTCGATAGCGACCGAATTGCAACCGCGGCGAATCCCAACCGCCGACCGTCGCGAAGGTGTCACCGACAAACAGTGACTCAAAGTATCCGGCGATCCCTTCGACCAACCAGAAACCCGATCGTTCGCCCGGCATCGACCGAGCGAGTCGGCTGCGCGTCGCTTCGCGAAAAAGTTGATGCACCAATTCATGACGCCGCGTCGCCGCATCGTCAACGTCGGAAGCGTACAAGCACATCGCTTTCCGAGCGTCGCTATAAAACCCCGTCGACCGTTCGATTCCGGGAACGTCTCGGCTGAGCGCGAGCGCGTATTCCACGGCGTCACGAAACAACACCACCTTCAATTTGCTTCGGACCGTGATCCGTCCGCGATTGTCGGCCAAGTGATTCGACACCGGTGACGTCGCGTCCCAACCGTCGAACACGCCGGACACTTGATCACGGGCTTCCCAAAGTGGAAAGAACATCTGGGTCCACACCCAATAACAACGCTCTAAGTCCGTGGCCACCGCCGACGACGCCGCCTCGTCCGCTTGGCTGTAGATCACGAAATGCGGCGTATCGATTTCGGCGTAGGTTCCTGGCTTCCATCGCAACCAAGTCGGCGCAGTGCGACTGCGTTTCGCCGACCAGTTTGGCGCATCGCCAATCGGCAAGCCCAAAAATCGACGAAGCACACCGTCGGTCGGATCGCGGCGATGTGCTTTCCACACCTGCAAATAAGCACTCCAACCGCCGCTACGATTTCCAACATTGGCTTGGTCCATCGCATCGTCGGGGAACCGCGAAGTGGGCGACAACTCGTCACATTGGACATTCGCATCCAGGGGAATGAACATCGTCGTACGATCGATCCACGAGTCCACTGGATCGCCGGCTCGTGAATTCAATGCAGCTGCGAACAACCAAACCATCACGGCCAAGGCGGCTACCTTTTTCGCCATCACGACGTCTCCTTGCGTTAAACTAACGACCTCGCGTCACATGCCAAATCGTATGCCGCCCCCTCCGCATCGCAACCCCCACCAAGTTGTCACCATGCCGCTGCCGATAAGAACTTTCATCTGCCTGTTCGTTGCCCTGACTTACTTCCCCACATCCTGGGCAGCGGAACGAAACGTCTTGTTCATCATCACCGATGACGAAAGTCCCACGCTTGGATGTTACGGCGATACCGCCGCAAAGACACCCGCAATCGACGCGATTGCCGCCGATGGCTTGATCTTTCGCAACGCGTTTGCAACGACGGCATCCTGCAGCGCCAGCCGCAGCGTTGTCATGAGCGGGCTACACAACCATCGCAACGGTCAATTCGGACACCAGCATCACTACCACAAGTTCTCATCGTTCCACGACGTCGTTCGTCTGGCGCTACCGCAGGTACTCGACCGCGCCGGCTATCGCACTGGGCACATTGGGAAGTATCACGTTGCGCCGGAATCTGTTTACCACTACGAAACCTACCTACAAGGCAACGAACGCAATACCGTCGCGATGGCCGACGCCAGCCGTGAATTCATCACCGACACATCCGACGACCGTCCGTTCATGCTTTATTTCGCGACATCCGACCCACACCGTGGCGGCGGTGTCGACAAAACATCGGCGTCGAAGCACAAGCCGGATCTGTTCGGGAACAAACCCAACGACGGGTCTTATCCGGGCATCAACGAAGTGATCTACGACCCGGCCGATGTCGTGGTGCCGCCGTTTCTGCCCGACACACCCGAGACACGAGAAGAGTTGGCACAGTACTATCAATCGGTCGCGCGAATCGACCAGGGCGTTGCCCGCTTGGTCCAGATCTTGAAGGAAGCCGACCTGTACGACAAAACGCTGATCCTTTTCACCAGCGACCACGGCATGGCGTTCGCCGGTGGAAAAACGACGGTGTACGAAGGCGGACTGCGAGTCCCAATGGTCGTCCGCGATCCCTATCAAAGCAAACGCGGTGTCGAAAGCGAGGCGATGATCAGCCACATCGACATCACGCCAACGCTGCTGGACTTCGCCGGCGGATTGGACGCCAAAACCAACGGACCGATCAAACCCGTCAACGCAAAACAGTACTGGAAAGAACGCGACGAAGCGGTCATGGACAATCGCGACGGCGGTAAAAAATTCGACGCCTATCACGGTAAGTCTTGGCTGCACTGTTTGGCGACCCCATCGGAATCGCATCATGACACGATCTTTGCCTCGCATACGTTCCACGAGATTCAGATGTACTATCCGATGCGTGTGATCCGCGACGACAAGTACAAACTGATTTGGAACATCGCCCACCCGCTTCCTTATCCGTTCGCGTCAGATCTTTGGAAGGCAAGCAGCTGGCAAGCTCAATGGGAAAAGGGAAAAGACGCACCCTACGGAAACACCACCGTCGGACGATACGTGCAACGGCCCGCATTTGAGCTATTCGATATCGCGGCTGACCCGAACGAAACGACGAACTTGGCAACCAGCCAAGGTCATCAAGACGTTCTCGAAACTTACAAAGCAAAGCTAAAAGCGATGCAAAAAGAAATGGACGATCCGTGGGTCATGAAATGGGACTACGAATGACCGACGTGCGGTCAGCGCGGACTTTCGCGGATCAAGAGTTAACGGATCAATAGTCGATGACGTTCAGGTCGTCTCGCAATTCGATCAACTTGTCCAACACCCCATAGCCGATGGACGTGTTGGCGACTCGAAGCGTCTTCAATTTGGTGAGCTTGCCGAGTTCGCCGAACGTCTTGTCGGTCAAACGAGTTCCGCTGACGTTCAGTTGTTCCAAGTTGGTCAACATCAAGATCGTTGGCAGCGATGCGTCGGTGATCTTGGTCGAACGTACATCCAGGTTGTTTAGTTTGGTGAGTTTTCCAAATTCGGCGAAGGCGTCGTCGTCAAGGTTCTTGGTTTCCCACAAACTCAACAACTTCAAGTTCGTCATCTTGCCGATCAACTTGAATCCCTCGGAAGTGACCAGACGACACTCGCTGATGTCAAGGAAATCAACGTTTGGCAGCGAAGCGATGATGGCCATTCCCGCATCGTCCAGCGACGAGTCTCGCAATTCCAATTGCTGCATTTTCGTCAGCCCTTGGATGTGCTTGAGCCCTTCGCCCGTGACGTCCGTGCCTCGGATTCGCAGGCGTCGCATGTTTTTAAAATTCGCGACTGCCGCCATGCCTTCGTCGTTGATCTTGGTGTAATCCATTTGCAAAAGCGCCAGCGCCGGGTTCTTGCCCAACGCTTGCAACGTGTCGTTGGTCAGCGTGGTGCAATAATTCAAATTCAACGACGTCAGCGGCAGCGACGCCAACCGCATCGCCCCCTCGTCATTGATCTTCGCCTTTTCTAACTGGATGTCTTTCAACGTCTTGATCTTGGCAAGTGATACTGTGCCCGGATCTGCAATGTTCGTATTTCGCAAATCGATTGCCCGCAACTTTGGCAAACCGGAAATATTTTTGAGTCCTTCGTCGGTAACGGCGGTGCGACGCAGGAAGAGCACCTCCAACGACTGAATTTCTTTGATCGCCGCCAGCGCACCGTCCCCGGCGGCCGAGTCGGACAGGTCCAAACGCTTCAGCCCATTCAGCTTCGCCAACACACCGAGCGCATCGTCGGTCAGCCCCGGCCCCGACAACGTCAATTCCGAAAGGGCGGGCAAACCCTCCAAATCGGCCAATGCCGAGACAATCTCTGGCGAAACAACGCCTGACACCTTCACCACGTTTCCGTTCGAATTTTCGCCCAACGTAAAACCAGCTTCCGTCAGCGTCTTGACCGCGTCGACGTCATCTTTCGCGGGCGGGGCAGCCGGCTTCGGCTCCGCTTTCGAAACGGCTGTCTTGTCGCTCGGTTTCGATGCCGTGTCCGTGGAATTTCGACAACCCAATGAAAACGCCAAAATCACAACAGCGTTGAAGACGACGGCGAATTTGGCGAGGCGAAACATCATGAAACGGTACTTCCGAGGCGGGTGAGAAACGGGCGTGGGCGGGTGGGCACCCGGGTAGGAGTCGGCGCAAATCGTTGCCCCGCAATCTCGCCCTTGGTATGGTAAGAGCGGCGTCGTATTCTACCAAGTTGCGTAGAAACCGGAACGCACAGAAACCGGAACGCATTGAAACCGGAACGCTCGGGCGTTGATTGAATTTGCGTCCGCCTCAACCGAACAGAACAGAACTCTCCACCGCTTTGAAAGAACATTCATGAGTAAAAAGTCCACGCGTCGTTCGTTCCTGGGCCAATCGGCGGCTTTGTCCGCAGGTGTCGGCTACTTCGCCAGCACAACGCCGCGATTGTTCGCCGAAGACACCCCAATGCAAAAACTGGCAGCAGGTTGCATTGGCGTAGGCGGCAAGGGCGGAAGCGACACCAGCCACATCGCCGACAATGGCGTTCAAATTGCTGGCTTGTGCGACGTCGACGGAGACATCCTGACCAAGAAGGGACGTGAATTTTCCGATGCGAAACAGTTTGATGATTTTCGCGAAATGTTGGACCAACTCGGCGACAAGATTGACATCGTCACCGTCAGCACGCCCGACCATACGCACGCCGTCGCCGCGGTCAAAGCGATGCGAATGAAGAAGCACGTGTATTGCCAAAAGCCGTTGACGTGGTCGATCGCCGAAGCGCGTTTGATGCGAGAAACCGCCGAAGAAACCGGCGTCGTCACTCAAATGGGCAACCAAGGCACCAGCCAAGATGGACTGCGCGAAGGCGTCGAAGTGATCCGAAGCGGCGCGATCGGCGATGTATCGGAAGTCCACATCTGGTCGAACCGTCCCGTATGGCCACAAGGTCAAGGCCGGCCCGAAGGCGAAGACCCGATCCCCGCCAACCTGAACTGGGACTCTTGGATCGGTCCGGCACCAATGCGACCTTACAAGGCCGGCGCCTATCACTCGTTCAACTGGCGCGGCTGGGTCGATTTTGGTACCGGTGCTCTCGGTGACATGGCGTGCCACACGACCAATTTGTCCGTGATGGCGCTTAAGTTGTGGGATCCGATCGCCATGACCGCGCTGATCAATCCCGGCATCGTCGAAGGCGAGACGTTCCCCGGAAGTTCATCGCTGAAGTTTGAATTCCCTGAACGTGAAGGCTTTCCCGCCTGTGACTTCTTCTGGTACGACGGTGGCAATCTGCCGCCCGATCACATCATCAGCCAGTTGCCAAAATCATTCCAAAGGAAGATCGAATCGCTGCGAAAAGACCCGACGCAGCGCAAGACAAGCGGCGCCGTCGTCGTCGGTAGCAAAGGCATGTTGTTCTCGCCGGACGATTACGGCGGGCAATACGTGCTGTTGCCCAGCGATCAATACGCCGACTTCAAGCCACCGGCACAAACGCTGCCCCGCATCCCATTCGACAGCGGCGTCGACGAACGTCAAAAGTGGGAATTCGTCAGCACCATCAAGGGCGAATACGAACCCGGCACGATGTCCAACTTCGGCTACGCCGGTCGCTTGACCGAAACGATCCTGGCCGGCAACTTGGCGATGCGAGCCGGTGAAGGTCAACGCATCGAATGGGACGCCAAGACGATGACCAGCCCGAACGTGCCCGCGGTCAACGACTTCGTCAGCCGCGAGTATCGCGAAGGCTGGGAACTCGAAGGCCTGATGCAACCGGCACACGCGTAAGCCGTTGCCATCGCTTCCATCTGCTAACCCAACGTGTCCAAGGCACGTTGGGTTTTTTATTGGCCATGCCAATGGGTTCGCCTACAGACTCGCTCCCCATCGAACCTGACCGACTCTGTCTCGCGAAGCGACATACCGTCGCTTGATGACGATAGAATTGTCGCGATCGATGCTTCTTATCGTCGATTGGTCGCGGGTGAAATCATGGGGCAATCGCATGTTTGAGTTCTTTCAAAAGTTGTTTGACACGTCGGACTATCCACCGCGATGGTTCTGTGGAAATTGGTCGCCCGGCGCTGGTTGGTTGCATGTATTGTCCGACGTCGCCACGTTTGCGGCCTACGTCGCCATCCCGATGGCGTTGCTTTGGATGGTGCGTCGGCGGGGTGCAGACTTCCGATTCCCGAAGGTAGCATGGCTGTTTGCAGCTTTCATTTTCGCCTGCGGTAGCGTGCACCTTGTCGAAGCAATCATCTTCTGGCACCCCATCTATCGCTTGTCCGGACTGCTGAAGTTGATCACAGCGGTCGTTTCCTGGGCATCGGTCATCGCAGTGATCCGCGTCGCTCCATTGGCCCTCAACGTCCCGGGTGTGTTGGCAATCAACGAAGAACTGCGTCTTGAGGTGGAACGACGCGCGCGTACGGAAGAACGGCTGACTGCGATCCTGACCAGCATGAGTGACGGAGTGATCGTTTCCGACGCCGAGGGGAACATCGAACTGGTCAACCCCGCCGCGGTATCGATCTTCAAATTCGACCCAAGCGACCGAAGTTACTCCGAACGGCTTAGCAAGTATTCACTGTTGTGCGACGAGGGAAAAACGGAACTTAGAGCAGAGCAACTTCCGCTGCGACGCGCAGCAGGCGGCGAAGAAATCGATGACCTAGAGATCAACGTCCTTTGTGAGTCGAAGAGTGTCGACAAAACGATCCTGCTTCAAGGTCGCCCCATCCAACAGGGAAGCGGCAAGCGGAACGGTGGGGTCGTGATTTTTCGCGACATCACCCAACTGAACGAAACGCTCAAGGACCGCGATCTACAAATGCAGCGACTCGAACGCATGACCGCCTCGGCTGCTCAAGTCACACACGCACTTCAAAGCGCCAACAAGGGTGACGAAACATTCCTGCGTGTCATTGCCGACGTGTTCGATTGTTCGACGGTGATGCTATCGATGTGCGAACCTGAAAACACGTCAAGTTGGCAAGATAACGCGACGGTGGAGATCTACCGACTCGAGACTCAGTATCGAGGGATCACCAAAGAATCCCACGAGCTGCCCAAGAATCGTTTTTCGGAAATTCCATGTGACCGGCTGACGACCGAAGCGATCGGCTTGGACGTGTTTTCGTTGATCGGTAACGACGTCCACCACGTCGGGATCGGCGGTCTAGTGACCGACGAACGGGTCCGAGGCGTATTGATCGTGGGAGATCGACCAGAACCGTTCAACAACGAAGAATTGGACTTGCTCAAACGTCTGTCGCGACTGATATCTGCCGCCGTTTTCACTCGTCACCAAATCGAGTTTGAAACGAACGCTCGCATCGCGGCAGAAAAAGAATTGACGGCCAGCCGGAAACAATTGGAGCGATTAAGCCGGATCAACAGCGTCGGCGAAATGACGGCAGGCATCGCGCACGAACTGAACCAACCGCTAACCGCGCTGATCAACTTCACCGACGCGGCCCATCAAGCCCTTGATTCCAGCCTCAACAACAAATCGATCGACGAAAACATCGTTGCCGAGGCGAGAACATTCGCTCGCCGCGCGAACGAGCAAGCCCTGCGAGCCGCAGGCGTTTTGAAGAGCATTCGATCGATGGTGCAATTGGATTCGATTTCGTTTTCCAACGTACGTATCGGGCCCCTGATCGACGAAACGTGCCGGCTGATGTGCGACGAAATTGGCGATCATCAAGCCGACATCGATGTCTCGCATGTCAACCGAAGCATCGAATTTCAAGCGGATCGAATTCAAGTGGAACAACTGCTGACCAACCTGATTCGCAATGCCCTGCAAGCGATGGCCGGAACATCGCAAAAGTGCATCAAGCTGTCGGCAACGTCGGATGCGACGAACGTGACCATTTCCGTCCAGGATACCGGAGGCGGAATCGCCAAGAACGAGTCCGAAAAAATCTTCGACGCATTTTTCACGAACCGCAGCACGGGCCTGGGCCTTGGCTTGAAGATCTGTCGATCGATCGTCGAATTGCACGGCGGACACATCCAAGCGTCAAACGCACCATCCGGCGGCGCGGTATTCACGGTTACACTACCGACGAAACAATCCGTTACCGTCGTTTCTCAAGATCGAGCGTTCTGATGACCGTATCGAATTCCTCGGTCGCCCATACGGACTCCACACCCACCATTTTCGTCGTTGACGATGACCAGGCCGTCCTCGATTCGGTCTTTGCCGCACTTCGGCCACTCGGTTTGCCCGTTCGTACATTTTCTTCGGCGGAATCATTCCTGGAATCCCTTGCGGATCCTCGACCGGGTTGTGTGCTGTTGGATGTTCGAATGCCCGGAATGAGTGGCATCGAACTGCAACGAATCCTGGCAATGGACCACGCGTACCTGACCGTGATCATGGTGACCGGGCACGCGACCGTATCGATGTCTGTATCGACTTTGAAGAACGGTGCGACTGATTTTTTGGAAAAGCCATATCTACCGGACCTGCTTCGGGCCGTCGTTCAGGACGCTGTGACCACGTCGATCCAAAATTTGGACAAGAAAAACCAACGGGACACCTATCAAGCATTGGCCGCAGATCTTTCGCCTCGCGAGAACGAAGTCTACGAACTGCTGCTGCAGGGTTTTGAAAACAAACGAGTCGCACATTCGCTGGGAATTAGCCCCAGCACGGTCGAAAAACATCGCCTCGCTGTCGTCCGTAAAATGGGCGTGGACAACGTGACTCAACTGCTAAAACAAAAGATCGATGCAACTCAATCGCTGTTGTAAAATCAGCACATCCGGCACACGCGTCAGCCTCAATGCGACATGGACATTTTCGCCATTGGCGAACACGGCGGAATGGGCGATATCATTCGTGGCCAAGCAAGTGTCCCCCGCGGACTCTTGAGGACGATCGATCGAGTGCCCCACGGTTGCGTCCTGCTAAACCCCTCTTTCGTAAACCAATCGTGCCCGGGAAACCGATACGAGTGTTTCAAGATTTGCCCCATCTTGATCGTTTCCGAAAGAGGTTTTTTCGTTTTCACTCGGCCGCATATAAACCGACGAAGAACAGCGAATCCCTATTCACGTTCGCTTTCACGTGTCATCAAGGACACAACGATCAGTGTTGCGAACGCCAACGGGATCGTCACGATACCGGGTTGGCTGAACGGTGCGATCGCATCGGCCGGGTCCAGCCCGTATACCTTCGCGTAGGTGTCCGACGACAACAGGATCCACCCGAGCGACGAGATGGCGCCCACGACGACGCTGGCGATGATGCCTTCTTTGGTGGTGCGTTTCCAAAACAACAACATCACGAGTGCTGGCAAGTTCGCACTCGCGGCAATGCTGAATGCCCATCCGACCAGATAGCTGACGTTCATCTCTTTGAACAAAATGCCCAAAACCATCGCAATCGCGCCGACGGCGACGGCTGCGATTTTGGCAATACGGACTTGTTGATGGCCCTCCAGTTCGATGCCCATCACGCCTCCGATCAAGTCGTGGGCGACGGCACCACTGCTAGCCAAAATCAAACCGCTGACCGTTCCCAATACGGTCGTAAAAGCGATCGCCGAAATGACAGCGAACAACCATGGGCTGATGCTGCGTGCTAACAACGGCGCGGCCATGTTGCTGTCCGTCAAATCGAGCGCACCGCTTGTCATCGC
The sequence above is a segment of the Rubripirellula tenax genome. Coding sequences within it:
- a CDS encoding leucine-rich repeat domain-containing protein produces the protein MMFRLAKFAVVFNAVVILAFSLGCRNSTDTASKPSDKTAVSKAEPKPAAPPAKDDVDAVKTLTEAGFTLGENSNGNVVKVSGVVSPEIVSALADLEGLPALSELTLSGPGLTDDALGVLAKLNGLKRLDLSDSAAGDGALAAIKEIQSLEVLFLRRTAVTDEGLKNISGLPKLRAIDLRNTNIADPGTVSLAKIKTLKDIQLEKAKINDEGAMRLASLPLTSLNLNYCTTLTNDTLQALGKNPALALLQMDYTKINDEGMAAVANFKNMRRLRIRGTDVTGEGLKHIQGLTKMQQLELRDSSLDDAGMAIIASLPNVDFLDISECRLVTSEGFKLIGKMTNLKLLSLWETKNLDDDAFAEFGKLTKLNNLDVRSTKITDASLPTILMLTNLEQLNVSGTRLTDKTFGELGKLTKLKTLRVANTSIGYGVLDKLIELRDDLNVIDY
- a CDS encoding Gfo/Idh/MocA family protein, with protein sequence MSKKSTRRSFLGQSAALSAGVGYFASTTPRLFAEDTPMQKLAAGCIGVGGKGGSDTSHIADNGVQIAGLCDVDGDILTKKGREFSDAKQFDDFREMLDQLGDKIDIVTVSTPDHTHAVAAVKAMRMKKHVYCQKPLTWSIAEARLMRETAEETGVVTQMGNQGTSQDGLREGVEVIRSGAIGDVSEVHIWSNRPVWPQGQGRPEGEDPIPANLNWDSWIGPAPMRPYKAGAYHSFNWRGWVDFGTGALGDMACHTTNLSVMALKLWDPIAMTALINPGIVEGETFPGSSSLKFEFPEREGFPACDFFWYDGGNLPPDHIISQLPKSFQRKIESLRKDPTQRKTSGAVVVGSKGMLFSPDDYGGQYVLLPSDQYADFKPPAQTLPRIPFDSGVDERQKWEFVSTIKGEYEPGTMSNFGYAGRLTETILAGNLAMRAGEGQRIEWDAKTMTSPNVPAVNDFVSREYREGWELEGLMQPAHA
- a CDS encoding ATP-binding protein, with the protein product MLLIVDWSRVKSWGNRMFEFFQKLFDTSDYPPRWFCGNWSPGAGWLHVLSDVATFAAYVAIPMALLWMVRRRGADFRFPKVAWLFAAFIFACGSVHLVEAIIFWHPIYRLSGLLKLITAVVSWASVIAVIRVAPLALNVPGVLAINEELRLEVERRARTEERLTAILTSMSDGVIVSDAEGNIELVNPAAVSIFKFDPSDRSYSERLSKYSLLCDEGKTELRAEQLPLRRAAGGEEIDDLEINVLCESKSVDKTILLQGRPIQQGSGKRNGGVVIFRDITQLNETLKDRDLQMQRLERMTASAAQVTHALQSANKGDETFLRVIADVFDCSTVMLSMCEPENTSSWQDNATVEIYRLETQYRGITKESHELPKNRFSEIPCDRLTTEAIGLDVFSLIGNDVHHVGIGGLVTDERVRGVLIVGDRPEPFNNEELDLLKRLSRLISAAVFTRHQIEFETNARIAAEKELTASRKQLERLSRINSVGEMTAGIAHELNQPLTALINFTDAAHQALDSSLNNKSIDENIVAEARTFARRANEQALRAAGVLKSIRSMVQLDSISFSNVRIGPLIDETCRLMCDEIGDHQADIDVSHVNRSIEFQADRIQVEQLLTNLIRNALQAMAGTSQKCIKLSATSDATNVTISVQDTGGGIAKNESEKIFDAFFTNRSTGLGLGLKICRSIVELHGGHIQASNAPSGGAVFTVTLPTKQSVTVVSQDRAF
- a CDS encoding response regulator transcription factor, which produces MTVSNSSVAHTDSTPTIFVVDDDQAVLDSVFAALRPLGLPVRTFSSAESFLESLADPRPGCVLLDVRMPGMSGIELQRILAMDHAYLTVIMVTGHATVSMSVSTLKNGATDFLEKPYLPDLLRAVVQDAVTTSIQNLDKKNQRDTYQALAADLSPRENEVYELLLQGFENKRVAHSLGISPSTVEKHRLAVVRKMGVDNVTQLLKQKIDATQSLL